Proteins found in one Acanthopagrus latus isolate v.2019 chromosome 3, fAcaLat1.1, whole genome shotgun sequence genomic segment:
- the col1a2 gene encoding collagen alpha-2(I) chain isoform X3, with protein MLSFVDTRILLLLAVTSYLASCQYSARVKGPRGEKGPRGDRGPKGPNGRDGKPGLPGPAGPPGPPGLGGNFAAQYDGAKAPDPGPGPMGMMGARGPPGPPGPPGPQGHTGHAGEPGEPGQTGPVGARGPPGPPGKAGEDGNNGRPGKPGDRGAPGPQGARGFPGTPGLPGMKGHRGYTGLDGRKGEPGAAGAKGEPGAHGAAGSPGLAGSRGMPGERGRAGPAGPAGARGADGNVGPAGPAGPLGAAGPPGFPGGPGPKGEIGPAGATGPAGPQGARGEPGANGAVGPVGPPGNPGANGLNGAKGAAGTPGVAGAPGFPGPRGGPGPQGPQGAAGQRGLGGDPGPQGVKGDGGPKGEPGNSGPQGPPGPQGEEGKRGPAGELGATGPTGNRGARGAPGGRGMPGAEGRTGPIGMPGARGATGAGGPRGPPGDAGRAGEPGPAGLRGLPGSPGSSGPPGKEGPAGPAGQDGRGGPPGPTGPRGQPGNIGFPGPKGPSGEPGKPGDKGATGPTGLRGAPGPDGNNGATGATGPAGGPGEKGEQGPAGAPGFQGLPGPAGPPGPTGANGDKGEAGSFGPAGPAGPRGAPGERGEVGPAGSSGFAGPPGADGQPGARGERGPAGGKGEVGPAGAAGPAGQSGPPGPAGASGPAGARGDTGPSGLTGFPGAAGRVGPAGPAGIVGPPGSAGPAGKDGPRGLRGDPGPAGPSGEQGMVGPPGLAGERGSSGESGPPGPSGAPGTSGPLGLQGFVGLPGARGDRGSPGGPGGPGEAGRVGPAGAPGARGPPGNIGLPGMTGPQGEAGREGSPGNDGPPGRPGVAGFKGDRGEPGPAGSMGLAGAPGPAGPTGGAGRPGNRGEPGPGGPSGPVGQAGARGAAGPAGSRGEKGVAGDKGERGMKGLRGHPGLQGMPGPSGPSGDTGSAGPNGPAGPRGPAGPHGPPGKDGRAGGHGTIGSPGARGPPGYVGPAGPPGSPGLPGPPGPAGGGYDVSGYDEYRADQPAMRAKDYEVDATIKSLNTQIENLLTPEGSRKNPARTCRDIKLSHPEWTSGFYWIDPNQGCTNDAIKVFCDFSTRETCIYAHPESIAKKNWYRSTENKKHVWFGETINGDSEFTYNDETISSQSMATQLAFMRLLSNQASQNITYHCKNSVAYMDGESGNLKKAVVLMGSNDVELRAEGNSRFTFSVLEDGCTTHTGEWSKTVIEYRTNKPSRLPILDIAPLDIGGAEQEFGLDIGPVCFK; from the exons ATGCTCAGCTTTGTGGATACCCGGATTCTGTTGCTGCTTGCAGTAACTTCATACCTAGCATCATGTCAAT ACTCG GCGAGAGTCAAG GGCcccagaggagagaagggaccTCGAGGTGACAGG GGTCCTAAGGGCCCAAATGGAAGAGATGGCAAACCCGGACTCCCTGGCCCCGCTGGCCCCCCAGGTCCCCCTGGACTCGGAGGA AATTTCGCTGCTCAGTATGATGGTGCAAAAGCCCCTGATCCCGGCCCTGGACCCATG GGTATGATGGGTGCTAGAGGCCCTCCCGGACCTCCTGGACCTCCT GGTCCTCAGGGACACACTGGACACGCTGGTGAGCCCGGAGAGCCTGGACAGACT GGCCCCGTTGGTGCTCGTGGCCCCCCTGGACCCCCTGGCAAAGCTGGAGAGGAC GGTAACAACGGCAGACCCGGCAAGCCCGGAGACAGAGGTGCCCCCGGCCCCCAG GGTGCTCGTGGATTCCCCGGAACCCCCGGACTTCCAGGAATGAAGGGACACAGA GGTTACACTGGTCTGGATGGACGTAAGGGAGAGCCCGGTGCTGCTGGCGCCAAG ggtgAGCCCGGTGCACACGGAGCTGCTGGAAGTCCTGGACTGGCT GGATCTCGTGGTATGCCTGGTGAGAGAGGTCGTGCTGGCCCTGCTGGCCCCGCTGGTGCTCGTGGTGCTGATGGCAATGTTGGCCCCGCCGGTCCTGCT GGTCCCCTCGGTGCTGCTGGTCCCCCAGGTTTCCCCGGTGGCCCCGGCCCCAAG GGAGAGATTGGACCCGCTGGAGCTACTGGCCCAGCTGGACCTCAGGGAGCAAGAGGAGAGCCCGGTGCCAATGGTGCTGTTGGCCCCGTCGGTCCTCCT GGAAACCCCGGTGCTAATGGCCTGAACGGAGCCAAGGGAGCTGCT GGTACCCCTGGTGTTGCTGGAGCTCCTGGCTTCCCCGGACCAAGAGGAGGACCTGGACCCCAGGGCCCTCAGGGTGCTGCTGGACAGAGAGGTCTTGGT GGAGATCCTGGCCCTCAGGGAGTGAAGGGAGATGGCGGTCCCAAAGGAGAGCCT GGTAACTCTGGACCTCAGGGACCCCCTGGACCTCAGGGTGAGGAGGGTAAGAGAGGACCCGCTGGTGAGCTTGGTGCTACTGGACCTACTGGCAACCGTGGAGCTAGA GGCGCTCCTGGCGGCCGTGGTATGCCTGGTGCTGAGGGAAGAACTGGCCCAATT GGTATGCCCGGTGCCCGTGGTGCCACCGGTGCCGGTGGACCTCGTGGACCCCCTGGAGATGCTGGCCGTGCTGGTGAGCCTGGCCCAGCTGGTCTCAGG GGTCTCCCAGGAAGCCCTGGAAGCTCTGGACCCCCAGGAAAGGAGGGACCTGCT GGTCCTGCTGGACAAGATGGCCGCGGTGGACCTCCCGGCCCAACCGGACCTAGAGGCCAGCCTGGAAACATCGGCTTCCCCGGACCCAAGGGACCTTCT ggTGAGCCTGGCAAGCCTGGAGACAAGGGAGCCACCGGCCCCACTGGACTGAGA GGAGCTCCTGGACCTGACGGCAACAACGGAGCCACTGGTGCCACTGGACCCGCT GGTGGTCCTGGTGAGAAGGGAGAGCAGGGACCCGCTGGAGCTCCTGGCTTCCAG GGTCTGCCTGGACCCGCTGGACCTCCCGGACCCACTGGAGCCAATGGTGATAAG ggtGAGGCCGGCTCCTTCGGACCTGCTGGACCCGCTGGACCTCGTGGAGCCCCT GGAGAGCGTGGAGAGGTTGGACCTGCTGGATCTTCTGGATTCGCTGGACCCCCT GGCGCTGACGGTCAGcctggagcaagaggagagcgtggacctgctggaggaaagGGAGAGGTCGGCCCCGCCGGCGCTGCTGGACCCGCTGGACAGTCTGGACCTCCT GGTCCTGCTGGTGCTTCTGGACCTGCTGGCGCTCGTGGAGACACCGGACCTTCT GGTCTGACTGGTTTCCCTGGTGCTGCTGGTAGAGTTGGACCCGCCGGTCCCGCT GGCATTGTTGGACCCCCTGGCTCTGCTGGTCCCGCTGGTAAAGATGGTCCTCGTGGACTCCGTGGTGACCCTGGTCCCGCTGGTCCCTCTGGAGAGCAGGGTATGGTTGGACCACCTGGTCTGGCTGGAGAGAGGGGATCCTCTGGAGAGTCTGGTCCTCCT GGTCCTTCTGGTGCTCCTGGAACCAGCGGTCCTCTTGGACTTCAAGGATTTGTTGGTCTGCCTGGTGCTAGAGGAGATCGTGGTTCTCCTGGTGGTCCTGGTGGTCCT GGAGAGGCTGGTAGAGTTGGACCCGCTGGTGCCCCCGGAGCCCGTGGTCCTCCTGGAAACATTGGTCTGCCTGGTATGACCGGACCTCAGGGAGAGGCTGGACGTGAG GGTAGCCCCGGTAACGATGGACCCCCTGGTCGTCCTGGAGTCGCTGGATTCAAG GGAGACCGTGGTGAGCCCGGACCTGCTGGTTCCATGGGACTTGCTGGTGCCCCCGGACCTGCTGGACCCACTGGAGGAGCTGGCAGACCTGGAAACCGTGGAGAGCCT GGCCCCGGAGGTCCCTCAGGACCCGTTGGACAGGCCGGAGCTAGAGGCGCTGCT gGACCTGCTGGATCCCGTGGTGAGAAGGGAGTTGCTGGAgacaagggagagagaggcatgaAGGGACTACGTGGACATCCTGGTCTCCAGGGAATGCCCGGACCATCT GGACCCTCCGGAGACACTGGATCTGCTGGACCTAACGGACCTGCTGGACCCAGA GGACCTGCTGGACCCCACGGACCCCCTGGTAAGGATGGTAGAGCTGGTGGCCATGGAACCATCGGTTCTCCTGGTGCTCGTGGACCCCCTGGATACGTTGGACCCGCT GGTCCTCCTGGATCTCCCGGTCTGCCCGGACCTCCCGGCCCCGCTGGTGGTGGATACGATGTTTCTGGATACGATGAGTACAGAGCTGATCAGCCCGCCATGAGAGCCAAGGACTACGAGGTCGATGCCACCATCAAGTCCCTCAACACTCAGATCGAAAACCTGCTCACCCCTGAGGGATCCAGGAAGAACCCCGCCCGCACCTGCCGTGACATCAAGCTCAGCCACCCCGAGTGGACCAGCG GATTCTACTGGATTGACCCCAACCAGGGCTGCACCAACGATGCCATCAAGGTCTTCTGCGACTTCTCCACCCGCGAGACCTGCATCTATGCCCACCCTGAGAGCATCGCCAAGAAGAACTGGTACAGAAGCACCGAGAACAAGAAGCACGTCTGGTTCGGAGAGACCATCAACGGAGACTCTGAG TTTACCTACAACGACGAGACCATCAGCTCCCAGAGCATGGCCACCCAGCTGGCCTTCATGCGCCTGCTGTCCAACCAGGCTAGCCAGAACATCACCTACCACTGCAAGAACAGCGTTGCCTACATGGATGGTGAGAGCGGCAACCTGAAGAAGGCTGTGGTGCTCATGGGCTCCAACGACGTGGAGCTGAGGGCCGAGGGCAACAGCCGCTTCACCTTCTCCGTGCTGGAGGACGGCTGCACT acacacactggtgAATGGAGCAAGACAGTGATTGAGTACAGAACAAATAAACCATCTCGCCTGCCCATCCTCGACATTGCACCTTTGGACATTGGTGGAGCTGAACAGGAGTTTGGTTTGGACATTGGCCCAGTCTGTTTCAAATAA